The following coding sequences are from one Sesamum indicum cultivar Zhongzhi No. 13 linkage group LG11, S_indicum_v1.0, whole genome shotgun sequence window:
- the LOC105173772 gene encoding beta-glucosidase 12-like isoform X3, with protein sequence MAAQRGCITLQVVLFLIICSSSASTGFGSTNDTLPHFSRSSFPQGFVFGAASSAYQYEGAASEGGRGPSIWDTYTHKFPDKIADRSNADVADNFYHLYKEDVKLIKHLGLNAFRMSISWSRILPRGKLSGGVNKEGIAFYNNVFNELLANGIIPFVTLFHWDLPQALEDEYLGFLSPRIVDDFKDFAELCFKEFGDHVKYWVTINEPFTYSNGGYDGGFIGNLAPGRCSNRANCAQGNSATEPYIVAHHLLLAHAAAARLYKDKYQPIQKGEIGIVLVTHWMVPYSSNRLDVRAARRALDFMYGWFINPLVYGEYPRTMQSLVGNRLPKFTKEQAAMLKGSFDYLGLNYYTGNYAAHILSRTGNISSTTDNMARLSTEIKGVPIGKPTGVSIFFVYPKGLHDLLIYTKERYNNPTIYITETGMGDANNGTIKHAIEDPLRVNFYNGHLRAVHQAIQQGVNVKGFFAWSFLDTFEWASGYTQRFGICYVDFKNKLKRIPKRSAIWIKNFLNAK encoded by the exons ATGGCAGCTCAACGCGGCTGTATCACTCTACAAGTTGTGCTATTTCTGATCATTTGCTCATCATCTGCAAGCACAGGGTTCGGATCAACAAACGACACTTTGCCGCATTTCAGTCGTAGCAGCTTCCCCCAAGGCTTTGTATTCGGAGCTGCTTCGTCTGCCTATCAA TATGAAGGCGCTGCGTCTGAAGGTGGGAGAGGACCAAGCATATGGGATACTTACACCCACAAATTTCCAG ACAAAATAGCTGACCGGAGCAACGCAGACGTGGCTGACAACTTCTATCATCTGTATAAG GAGGACGTGAAGTTGATAAAGCATTTAGGATTGAATGCTTTCAGAATGTCCATTTCTTGGTCACGGATATTACCTC GTGGGAAGCTAAGTGGGGGAGTGAACAAGGAAGGAATTGCCTTTTACAACAATGTCTTCAACGAGCTCCTTGCAAATG GTATAATCCCATTTGTGACTCTATTTCATTGGGACCTTCCGCAAGCCCTAGAGGATGAGTATTTAGGCTTTCTAAGTCCTCGTATTGT TGATGATTTTAAAGATTTTGCGGAACTTTGCTTCAAGGAATTTGGTGACCATGTCAAGTACTGGGTCACAATTAATGAACCCTTTACGTACTCCAATGGTGGCTATGATGGAGGCTTCATCGGCAACCTAGCCCCTGGGAGGTGCTCCAATAGGGCTAATTGTGCCCAAGGGAATTCAGCAACTGAGCCTTATATTGTCGCCCATCACCTACTTCTTGCCCACGCAGCAGCTGCGAGATTATACAAGGATAAGTATCAG CCAATTCAAAAGGGAGAAATCGGAATAGTTCTAGTGACTCATTGGATGGTACCATATTCAAGCAACCGACTCGATGTTAGAGCAGCACGACGAGCTCTTGATTTTATGTATGGATG gTTCATTAATCCTTTAGTTTATGGGGAATATCCAAGAACCATGCAATCCCTTGTGGGAAATCGATTGCCAAAGTTCACTAAGGAGCAGGCTGCAATGCTAAAAGGATCCTTTGATTATTTGGGATTGAATTATTATACTGGGAATTATGCAGCTCACATTCTCTCTCGCACTGGGAATATCAGCAGCACTACGGACAATATGGCTCGCCTTTCAA CTGAAATCAAAGGGGTACCCATCGGCAAACCA actGGAGTGagcattttctttgtttatccGAAAGGACTTCACGATCTTCTAATCTACACCAAGGAGAGATACAACAATCCGACCATTTACATCACAGAAACTG GTATGGGTGACGCTAATAATGGTACCATCAAACATGCTATTGAAGACCCCCTGAGAGTTAACTTCTACAATGGGCATCTTCGGGCGGTTCACCAAGCCATCCA ACAAGGTGTGAATGTGAAGGGTTTCTTTGCATGGTCGTTTTTGGACACATTTGAATGGGCATCGGGTTACACCCAACGATTCGGAATTTGCTAtgttgattttaaaaataaacttaaacgAATTCCCAAAAGGTCAGCTATTTGGatcaagaatttcttgaatGCAAAGTGA